The nucleotide sequence AACGTCGCTTGGCCCTCGATCTTTTCTTTGAAGCGGAAACAGCCTGCACTGGAAACTTTGCTGCTTTGGTGTTATTATTCCTGGGAAAGTCATGCACACAATCATTCAATAATCCACGAAATTATAGTACAATTAAATCAAGATTGCACGAGGTATGTATCGATAGAACGAGTGATAACCTGTTTTATTTGTTATCTATTTTAACCATAAACTAAATTCTTATAAGTTTACACTACTATGCTTTTCCAAAAGGTCACCGGTAAGGCCTTAACGTTTTGAATTAGGTAAATAGGCCTCGAAACGTTTTATTCTATACCTCCGACATGAATAAACTCGGACAGCTTAgcttgaacatgctgaatgatAAAGTCAACCGACGTCAGTAAAATTGGGGACAAAACCTCATGTTTCGTGGTGCATTATTACTCATTAAAATATTAATGCACTCGGCAACCGTCGCGTGTCTTAATTTATGTTCGGAAATGGTCCGGACAACTGCTCGGCTGTACGAAGTGCGCTGACATTTTGCTTAAATTGATTGGCTGAAACATCTCATGTGATGTGAAGCGGCTTCCCGCGGTTTGATAACTGCTTCACTAAGTACTCATTAACAAAACACAAAGTCTCCAAAAAGTTGCAACCGTACATGTAtctattgaaatatttcatttcataggCCTACACTTGCAATATCGCTTGTGAAACATCTGCACTATTGAGCCTTTgcagaattagttaaagggtaactcgtgtcaaatttcaccatataatgttttagctgtttttgacaaatgactacgtcactttctcataaatcggtaaggttttcgaatcaaaatgcacattttctagaaattgatggtttaatcccgcctggacagctcgcttcgatgccgtttcgttgatgacgtcacaacatgaacattttcgcggtcgcggtggtttccattcagcgattttataacaaatctaatcaaaaatggaaaatttgagctttacatttgtgatcaacaattaaaaacggacgtatttccgcaaagttgtaaatcacatcatagtatcactttttAAGTTACGTGTTGAAATGTCACGGTTGACGTTTGAGAGGGCCATTAAGATTGCTCAGAATAAATAGGGTCACAAGGTTAAACAAATGCAACTTAATTCAAATTAGGTCTTCTTCATACCACAGacgggttgaccataggtaggCCTACCACCATTTCGGCTAGAACTCGAAAACCTCAAGCAATTAGGActctctttcaaaatgaagttctTTCCCATTTCAAGGGTGGCAGCCTGTTCGAGCTTCGTTTTCCGGAGAACAGCCTCCCAAGTTTTTAATTTTGGAGGAGTTGTAATTgtttcaggatttcaagttctagccgaaatggtggtaggcctacctatggtcaacccttaatcaTATACCGTCTGTGGCAGATTGACAATGGGTAATTGTTCCTTTTCGGTAACTGTGTCAACGGGTCATCGAATCTATTCTCATTGATcatgatatcaaaaatatattcatttatGCTAAAAAAATGTACGTGTTTTAGGCTTGCAATGGACTTGTTTTCCTCAAATCAAGGTTATTTTTGCCACATCGACTGATTGCAAAAGTGGCACAAGTTCCACTTAAACTACATTAGactacattgcattcaaattcaaaattattaacgaacggcgtaggcctttaactaCATATCTGACATAGTACTAGTGTAATTGCTGTAGCGTGTCGTCGAGACAGCTACCCGCATGAATAACAAATGCATGATAAATCAAATAGATCAGGTTCCTTTCTTAGAATTGTGCAGGCTTCAAAGCTGCACAGGTGGTCGGGTTATCTTTTATTGTGCATTTTCAGCTGATAAAACCCACTGATTAACACACAGCCACGCCTCAAAGTCAATTTAATTTTTGCAATAACTTGAGAGATATTTTCCCGCCACATGCATTCCCGCGCTATCGCGGAACTGGTCAATTTTGGTGACCTCTTTTACGTCGGCACTTTAAGTTTACTGCATCCACGCTGCTATTTTCAAAAGAGGTCGATCCGGTTGGGTGGTTATCGTGAACAATAACACGATATTCGACAAAAGTGAACTTCATAAATATCTGTAGATTCGATTCGAGGACTTTAAAACAACAGTGGTCGATATGTGTATTAATTCTAAGGATTTCAAAACGAACTGATGGATGGACAACACGTGGCTTCATTTTAACTTCGATTTTCCATCAAACGTCGTGTTTCTTTTCTCATTCTCATTGGATGACAGGTAAGGTTGTAACAAAAAGTTACGTGTGGAAAAGAGCTGGAAACGGTAAGTAAATTTTATTGTTGGTTAAACCTGCTTGATGTAAAAGTGTCGACATCATCTCTTGCAAACAACTACCCACAGGCGAGTAGACGGTCGCTTCCCTACTTTGATTCAAATAGACCGAGAAATGCCCTCTATATTCAACTTGTACTTATGATGTATTTTGTGAAAATGACGAACCCTGCATGAAGTCATGTGTGATCTTCATGCTGCACAGACAGTGCATGCACACGCATACatagcccattatatagccacGATACACAACGTTGTACATCGTCCCTTTCgtggacgaagtattggtctaacGCATACACGGCTCAGTCCCGTGCATTTTTAAAGGTTGTGTGAAATGGTTCGTCGTCACTGGCCAACGTCGGCGTCAACAATAGCGGCACGTTTGTTCATATTTGAGTACAAGTCCTGTCTATTTTTAAAGgtaatatgaaatatttcacatgCACTACTGCAATAAACCTGTACAAATGTTTAGCACACTTGGATGAGCTCATGTCATCACGTATAGTCTGGCGACCGTCGTCAATCGTCGTCACTGGCCAACGTCGGCGTCAACAATAGCGCCACGTTTGTTCATATTTGAGTACAAGTCCTGTCCATTTTTAAAGATTGtatgaaatatttcacatgCACTACTGCAATAAACCTGTAAAATGTTTAGCACGCTTGGATGAGCTCATGTCATCACGTATAGTCTGGCGACCGTCGTCAATCGTCGTCACTGGACAACGTGGGGGTCAACAATAAGGCCACGTTTTTTCACCTTTGAGTACAAGTCCTGTCTATTTTTAAAGGTTGTATGAAATGGTTCAAATACACTACTGCAATAAACCTGTACACATGTTTAGCACACTTGAATGAGCTCACACTGGCGACCGTCGTCAATCGTCGTCACTGGCCAACGTCGGCGTCAACAATAGCGCCACGTTTTTTCACCTTTGAGTACAAGTCCTGTCTATTTTTAAAAGTTGTATGAAATGGTTCAAATTCACTACTGCAATAAACCTGTACACATGGTTAGCACACTTGGATGAGCTCACACGGGCGACCGTCGTCAATCGTCGTCACTGGCCAACGTCGGCGTCAACAATAGCGCCACGTTTTTTCATCTTTGAGTACAAGTCCTGTCCATTTTTAGACATTGTATGAAATGGTTCAAATACACTTCTGCAATAAACCTGTACACATGTTTAGCACACTTGGATGAGCTCACACGGGCGACCGTCGTCAATCGTCGTCACTGGCCAACGTCGGCGTCAACAATAGCGCCACGTTTTTTCATCTTTGAGTACAAGTCCTGTCCATTTTTAAACATTGTATGAAATGGTTCAAATACACTTCTGCAATAAACCTGTACACATGTTTAGCACACTTGGATGAGCTCACACGGGCGACCGTCGTCAATCGTCGTCACTGGCCAACGTCGGCGTCAACAATAGCGCCACGTTTTTTCACCTTTGAGTACAAGTCCTGTCCATTTTTAAAGTTTGTATGAAATGGTTCAAATACACTACTGCAAGAAACCCGAGCACATGTTTAGCACACTTTGATGAGCTCATGTAATTGCGTACAGTCTGGCGaccgtcgtccatcgtcgtcaaAGGCCAACGTCGGCGTCAACAATAGCGGCACCTTTGTTCATATTTGAGTACCGAAAGATGAAACAAGCTGTTTGTGAGGTTTTACCCTGCAAGTCCATTAGTAATACTACGAACTCTCGAGCGTCTGTGTGGTAAACATCATCTGCGAGACACAAAGTGTGCATACCTTTCACAGACGTTTATTCAGTTGCAAGATGACAAACAGTGCCATCAAATCTCCTAATGGGAGGAATAACTACATTTGCTGCGAGAAGCTCAAAGGTACGCTAGTAAACGGTGCTATGAATctatcactaagcaaccgttTCAAATGGCGAGACTTCGAGTTTCTGGAAATAACACTCGCGCCAACTACAATCTCGGAGGTTAACTAGAACGCTTTctttgattgtacatgtacatacaatatCAGCTTTTTAACAAGGCTGACGGTAAGAATTGATTAAGCTTTTCAAGATCGAAGTAAGATCTTACAAGATCTAACGATCGTTAAAGGTCAGATAGCAGAAGGTAAGACGCCATCAACTTAATGCATATTTCATGCAATTTAGGTGAATTTCATAATGCTATCCTATGCAGTTAAACAGGGCGCCATCTATATCGCGTTATCACATGTCTATTCATTCAACCAAGTCTATCAGATAATTTGAAGTATGTCGATCTTGCCATTCGGTCTGTGGCACATTACGTCCTGCTTGGATGTTCCGTAGAAATAACCAACATGCATTTTAGCATCGTCAGCCATGCAGAAGTCAAGTTGAAATGACCGTAAATCAATCCAATGACCAAGAAAACCGATCATCAGCTTAAAACTTGACGTTTCTCTTTTGTAACAAAGCAGTCCGTCAGTTGGTGTTGAAGTGAATTTTCCGACATACATATTCATCCCGGCACACGGGTCGTTTGCATCAGCGTAATATGAACTGAGAGTTCCAGTCACACCGCCAAGCCCGTGGTAGAGCCGCAGCTTATTGGTCTCTGTAAAGCGGCAAAGCACGTCAGTCTTACCATCACCATTGAAGTCGCCGAAAAAAGGAATTTCCTTGGGGTTGCATCCTCTCAGAACAGTGGTCGGGGATCTCATGATGTCACTAGGCGCATCCGTGGCCATGTTGAAGAATTTCCAGGTCCGTTCATAAGTGTGACATACAATGTCTGCTTTTTTGTCTCCGTTGAAATCCTCCACATAAAGGCGACTTGTTGGCGGACACCACTCTTGCCTGAACCCAGTCTTGAAGATTTCGAATGAAAGAAGGTGCGATTCGGCATCTAAACGTGCCTTAGAGACCGAAACTGGTGCGGTATTTTTCAAGCAGATAATGTCGGAAAGGACATCACCTGAACAATCTCGAGCAACAATCGTAGGAGTGACGAAATAGCTTTCACTTGTGCTACATTCCAAGTTGAAATTCGTTGTTTCATTTTTCAGCCATAACCCTGCCGCGCTGACCTTTGTCGTGGCGACTGTAAATGATTTTTTCTCGCCGTTGTAGCAAAGAAAGTCATCAGTGCCATCCAGGTTAAATTTCCCGATTTTGAGTTGACCTTTTTCGCAGTAACTCAGGCCTGTGGTGACAACTGATTCTGAAATAGAAAATACTTTGTTTAGTGCCTTACTCTCTAAAAACAAACGAGTGAATTCTCGCTCTTTAAGAGCGAATTCTCGCTCTTTGAAAGAGCTatattagtgatcgctcttCACAGAGCGAAATTCGCTCTTATGAAAGAGTGAAACTATTCGCTCTTTTAAAGAGCTAAAACCGAGCGAAATTCGCTCGTTGAAAGAGTGAAAGCATTCGCTCTTTTAGGAATGGTCCCGAGTGATAAAAGTTTCCATTCGCTCTTTGAAAGAGTGATCAAAGTTTCCATTCGCTCGTTAAAAGAGCGGTCATGCACTTCAAACGAGTGAAATTATTCGCTCGATAATTCGCTCGGGCCCTTCCTCAACGAGCGAATAATTTCACTCGTTGGAAGTGCATGATCGCTCTTTTAACGAGCCAATTTGCGCTGAAAAGGTTATCAGTCACACACTTCTTGCAAGTAAGTCCAGGAGAGTTCAGGAGAGTTACTGATGCCGTTCCCATGCTCGAACGAAAGCGGAGACCGGCTATCAGCTCACCTGGTAGCATTACAGCTGCTGCTTGTAGTATAATATTCAACGGTGCAGTTCGAAGCGGCCTCGGGATTGATTCAGTAAACGAAACAAACACAATCGAATGCTTTGAAACGTTATGACTTTTTTATTGAAGTTTTAGAAAACCGTGGTGTGCAACGAGAGAGATATACATGATCGATTCATTTATCGTACATGCTAGGAAAGACGAGAAAATGGACATTCTGAAAATTCAACATGGAGCTGATCCTGATGCCATGAAACCTCatagttttcatttttttcattttagcaTTAGGTCGAAATGTTCCTCGTCACTGAATACTAGTATTAGTATACTTAATAACATCAACTCAGCCCCGAAATAGCTGGCGCCATAATTCAGTTAACATTCAGACAACACCATCATTTAAGTAACACCTTAGTGTtcccatggaggtattataaagatatataatatataagatTTATAATCCATTGTGTTCCTTACACACCGTATAGAAGTACTTATTTTATCAAATTGAACAACACCAGAATTCATAACACAAAACCTGCAATGTACTACAGAAATTTGCCTAACATcatttatatatacatgtattgtccgAGACTAAGACCAAATCGTAAACCGTCATCAGATTCCCCAGGCGCTTGAAATTGctgaacaataaatatcaattttcaatgcaatCCGTTGTATAACAATGCGGCCTATGATCATCCTCTGGTATTCAATTTACAAAAAATACGATTTGACAATACTAGATCTTCGGATTATTCTTAATTTCATTAGATTATATCCTGTATAATCCTGATAATGCACATTGTATAATACAGTCAGGAAGAAGATTGAAATCAGTCCAATCCATTTTGgactgatttcaatttcaaaagcaGATCATGTCATTTTCACCCAAAAAAATCCACAAATAAGAGCTTTATTCGTGTTTTATTAAGGGTCGATATGCTCACTGAGGGTCAAATATCATGAGGCAAGATGAGGCAAGATTTATAAAAACATCCTTCAATATCCATCTAAGGAGACACATACTTTCAGTGCCCagcaatttttcacaaatatcattgaatttttaaaaagtaggattttcatgatatttgatattttgatattttcacgaTAATTTGAAATACTTCGAAAAGCTTTTGGTAAATTCGAGATATAAACACTGTTAGATGATATGCCATGTAGTGAAAGCCGAAATCGGCTCACCATAGGAATAAGGTAAAATAAACAGGGATATGAATACTCATGAGCACAACTGTAAATAGATATGGGTCTACTGGAGACCAATGGCACTAACTGCCGAAAGCAGCTGTGGCTTCATTGGTTTTGCCACCACAGCATAGGTAACTGTCTGAAAAAGACCATAGAAGTTATCAAGTTGGGGCGCGAAATGAACGTCAAAGACGTAATGCACTTTAAAAAGCATGTCAAATGCTTCAATAATGGTTGACCCCGCTTGAATTGGCTGGAAGTCAACCACTATGAAGTACTGGACCGGTCTAATTCTTGGTCCAATGCCAATTATGATTGGCTGTGTGTACTTGGTTGCATCAATCTGCTTGGCCAATACGTCTATGTCGCTGCTAACctaaaatgaaatgtaaaataataATTATTAATAAAGTATATATACGTGAACACACCATTGACAATACACTCTTTCATTATGCCGCATGGGACTGGACTGGGAATCGATGTAACCCAGCCTTACGGTCACTTCTTTTCTAGTATAGTTTGATAGAGCAATCAAATTAAAACAGTTACATGATAAAGAAGACAACGAAATAAAAGGCACCTGTGCGTAAAAGGAAAACACTGGATATGAAGTATAATGTGTGTATAAATgacgaagacaatgtcacaaccgaaAAATCCGCCTCCGGGATTCGTCCGTGCagtgattggggggggggggggggggctgattattattactattaagCCAAGAGAAAGAAACTTTACTCTCAATTACCAACTCATAAGTTGCAATTTCTTTTTTGAATGATAAGGCTTTCAACAATTGGCATGGTTTGTTGACGTTTGCGTGACGATTGTCATTGAATGAATGACTTTGATTTGGGCTTTCCCAACTTTCCCCTTGTATTGTGTTGTAAGGAGATTTGAATTTACCCGCGCCATGACGTGACTTGTCAGTGACTGGTGCGTGCGCATTCGCTACTTTTGACACCATCTGATTATCTGAATTCGGACGATCGGTGCAGTCGTTGGTTTTAAACCTAATGAAATGGGCAGACTGGTAAGTACTATAGGATTAGGAAAAGATTAGTATGTATAGAAATTAAAGATCATGTCTGGCATCCTATAAATTTCCCCATTGTTGTACAATCGCTGTTTGAATACAGGCTTCTCAAAGAGCACCGAGAGCACGTGGCCCCACACACATAGGTCATGTCAATGTTGTGCTGCCCTCTTTTAGTGAGATCAGATGGTACCCATGCTGATTAATTCTCTCAGCTTTCAACTACTGATAtcttgaaatattcaaaaaaattcaaatttgtgtaaaataggcctatttCTCCTGCTCAGCCGAATTGATCCATGAATGAAATTATTATGGCTTAATAGCTTTGGCCTTATCCACGCCTTCTTCATTCTTGAATCTTGTACTCTACTCATTTCAGTGACGTGACACTGACGGCAGGTTAGCACATCATTTCCCCTGGCATTTCAGTCACTCCTGATAGGTGGAGGCCTGTGATGTTTTGTATAGGCATACTTTTTGTTGCCTACTCTGCTTACATTACATCATTACTTAAATTTTCCGTTTTTGCATCTTTTTGTAGTTTGAAATCAGAATAGACTTCTTCGACAGCACAGGTTTAATGTAACTGAAGACAGGAACCTAAGTGATACTCTCTGCATCAGTTTTACGTCATTTTATCTGTCGCTAAACATTGA is from Lineus longissimus chromosome 18, tnLinLong1.2, whole genome shotgun sequence and encodes:
- the LOC135502276 gene encoding uncharacterized protein LOC135502276, which translates into the protein MKLSVFVLVCLQIVTTLTLSNSTTLYGFFAVAPPALAVKSSTQAGKTAVQSRSALYGWKKRRRKREIAALSKTTDALSRIDCAILCFRDHKCKTFSFSESLRNCKLMETKALTSTEGTKEYVKESVVTTGLSYCEKGQLKIGKFNLDGTDDFLCYNGEKKSFTVATTKVSAAGLWLKNETTNFNLECSTSESYFVTPTIVARDCSGDVLSDIICLKNTAPVSVSKARLDAESHLLSFEIFKTGFRQEWCPPTSRLYVEDFNGDKKADIVCHTYERTWKFFNMATDAPSDIMRSPTTVLRGCNPKEIPFFGDFNGDGKTDVLCRFTETNKLRLYHGLGGVTGTLSSYYADANDPCAGMNMYVGKFTSTPTDGLLCYKRETSSFKLMIGFLGHWIDLRSFQLDFCMADDAKMHVGYFYGTSKQDVMCHRPNGKIDILQII